TCATGTGTAACAGAAGCTCTACAACTTTGGCAGAATAACCCATTTCGTTGTCGTACCAGCTGACAACTTTCACGAAATTGTCATTCAGGCCGATCCCGGCACCTGCATCGAAAAATGAAGTACATAATTCACCCAGGAAGTCATTGGATACAACCGCTTCTTCTGTATAACCGAGAACACCTTTCAGTTCACCCTCGCTGGCCTCTTTCATAGCGGCACATACTTCCTTATAGGAAGCCCCTTTGTCCAGGCGGACAGTGAGGTCAACCACAGATACGTTGGGGGTGGGAACCCTGAAGGCCATGCCAGTGAGCTTCCCGTTCAGCTCGGGAATTACTTTCCCAACCGCTTTGGCAGCACCGGTAGAGGAGGGAATGATATTCTGTCCGGCCCCGCGTCCGCCTCTCCAGTCCTTCATGGAGGGTCCGTCAACGGTTTTCTGGGTAGCTGTGGTGGCATGTACGGTGGTCATCAGACCTTCCACAATGCCAAACTTATCGTTTAACACCTTGGCAATCGGAGCCAGGCAGTTGGTGGTACAGGAAGCATTAGATACAAAGTCCATATCGCTGCTGTACTTCTTATGATTTACTCCCATCACAAACATGGGAGTATCATCTTTGGAGGGAGCAGACATAATCACTTTTTTTGCTCCGGCATTGATATGGCCCTGCGCACTCTCTTTCGTAAGGAACAGTCCGGTGGATTCTATCACATACTCGGCTCCGACGGCATCCCACTTCAGATCTGCAGGATTCCTTTCTGCAGTCACCCTGATGGCAGAACCATTTACAATAAGGTTCCCGTCCTTAACCTCAACAGTTCCCTTGAAACGACCGTGAGTAGAGTCATATTTGAGCATATAGGCGATATAATCCACGTCGATCAGATCATTGATGCCTACCACTTCAAACTCAGGCATTTCAGCAGCTACTCTGAAGACCAATCGTCCGATCCGGCCAAATCCGTTAATACCAACTTTAATTTTTCCCATGTTTTTTATTATTAAATGATTACGATATAAGATTGTTTTTGAAATAACAGGATTGCAAATTTACGCAATTATATCAAAATGGCAAAACACAGTAAGGATCAATACGGGATTTTTTTAAGATTTAAAAGATGGGGTAAGGCTGGGCGGATTCTGCTGCTTTCCGTTCCGCTCTCTTCTCCTTCCAGCTTTTCGAACGGGCAGCTTCACTGATATCAATAATTCGACCGAACCTGTAACCCACGTTCAGGGTAACAAAGAAAAAATTATTCTGTTCGGTGGCCATGATGGGAACCTCTTTGGGATATACGGTAAGGATTACCCCGACCTCCAGGGCGTGAAGAATGGCATCCTTCTGGCTGTATTCGAAGCTTAAACCGGTTTTCCCTGTTAAGCCTGGAATAAGCCTGATCTCGTTGAAGCCCATAAAGAAGGGGCCGCGCCCTCCTATATCCGCCTGGTGAATTCCGGGATCAAATTTCAGGTACTCTTCGTCAATGATTTCCCCGATGGTGGATGTGGTGAATACCCGGTAGTATATGGGTTTGGTAAATCCGACGGATAGTCCGCCCGCATAGTACCACCGGACCGAGATCCCGTTCCGGTCAATTTTCCGGTAGAGTTCTTTTTGCCATCCGGCCATTCCTTTCAATTCCCAGAAGAGGTTTTGCTTTCCATATACATAGCGGTACGATGAATAGTTATAGGAAAACAAGGATTTAATTTCTTTGGGGTGTTTGACATAGGCAAAGTCACCATCCAGAATGAACTGGTTCCGGGCGTTCCTCCAGAATCCATAACGGTAATTTACCCCGAATCCGTTGGAGTTAAGGTAAGCGGCAAAGGTGCTCTCATCCCGGAGCATC
This DNA window, taken from Bacteroidales bacterium, encodes the following:
- the gap gene encoding type I glyceraldehyde-3-phosphate dehydrogenase, which produces MGKIKVGINGFGRIGRLVFRVAAEMPEFEVVGINDLIDVDYIAYMLKYDSTHGRFKGTVEVKDGNLIVNGSAIRVTAERNPADLKWDAVGAEYVIESTGLFLTKESAQGHINAGAKKVIMSAPSKDDTPMFVMGVNHKKYSSDMDFVSNASCTTNCLAPIAKVLNDKFGIVEGLMTTVHATTATQKTVDGPSMKDWRGGRGAGQNIIPSSTGAAKAVGKVIPELNGKLTGMAFRVPTPNVSVVDLTVRLDKGASYKEVCAAMKEASEGELKGVLGYTEEAVVSNDFLGELCTSFFDAGAGIGLNDNFVKVVSWYDNEMGYSAKVVELLLHMNSVDHA